GCCGCGCGCCGGCGGTCGGGATCGACGGCGCGCAGCGCCTCGGCCAGCGCCGCGTCGACCGCCGGGTTCGAGTAGCGGCCGCGGTTATTGTCCCCGGCGCCGCGTTCCGGGCTGGGCGTCGCCACCAGCGCGCGCAAGGCGTCGCCCATGTCGCCGGACGCCGTGTTGCGGACGGCCAGATACGCGCTGTACCGGTGGTCGTCCCGGTTCTTGAGGAAGGCCGACGGCGCGCTGGCCTCCACCTGCGTCTTGATGCCGACCGCCGACCACCGCGCCGCGACCGCGGCCGCGACGCGCGTATCCTGCGCGAAGGCGCCGTTCGGCGCGCCGAGCGTCAACGAGAAGCCGGCGGGGTAGCCGGCCTCGGCCAGCAGCGCGCGGGCGCGCGCCGGATCGGATTTCGCCGGCGCCGCGCCACGCCGGGCGCCGAACATCGGGAATGGCAGGAAATCGCCCGCGGCCCACCCTATTCCGCCGAGCGCGTCGGCGACCAGCGCGTCGCGGTCGATCGCCAGCGACAGCGCCTCGCGTACGCGGCGGTCCTTCAGCGGATTGCGCCCGCCGGCGTCGGGGATGCCCGGCGTCGGCTCGGCGAAGTGGTCGAGATGGACATGGACGGCGCGGGTCGAGGGCGCGCGCGCCAAGGCGAGCCGCTGATCGCCCGAGAGACGCGGCAGATCGGCGGCCGTCGGCGCCTCGATGATGTCGACGTCGCCCGACTCGAGGGCCGCGACGCGCGTCGTGGCGTTGGGCAGGACGTGGAAATCGACGCGCGTCCACGCCGGCGCGGCCCCCCAGTAGGCGTCGTGCCGGGTCAGCGCGAGCTCCTTGCCGCGGGCCCACGCGGCGAAGCGGAACGGGCCCGTACCCACCAACCCCTCGCCGCGGTTCAACTCGTCGGTGGTGCGGCCCTCCGGCGCCGGACCGGACGCGGCCTGGCGCGAGACGACGCGGATCGCGGCGAGATTGGCCGGCAGGGTCGGCAGCGGAACGCTGGTGCGGATCCGGATGGTGGCGTCGTCGACCGCGTCGACGCCGGCGACCTGCCGGAGCAGCGGCGCGAACGGCGCCGCGCTGTTGGGCACGCGCGCGGCGCGCGCCAGCGAGAAGACGACGTCGGCGGCGGTCAGGTCGGAGCCATCGTGAAACCTCACGCCTGCGCGTAGCTTGAACTCCCACGTCGTGTCGTCGACCGCGCGCCACGATACCGCCAGCGCCGGCGCGAGGTTGAGCGCCTCGTCGCGCGCCACCAGCGCCTCGAACATGTGGGCCGCGATCTGGACGTCGGCGGGGACGTTCTGGAAATGCGGATCGAGAGCGCCGGGCTCCGCCGCCAGGCCGACGCGCAGTTCGCGCGCGGAGCCGCGCGCGCCCGCGGCGAGGAACGCGCCGCCGAGCGTGGCGAGGGCGGCGGCGCGTCTGGCGATCTTCCTCAATGCCGATACTTTCCGACTTCCGGCGCCCGCGCGGCGATCACGCGCGGACGGTCGCCGCGACACTAGTGCGCATGCCCGCTTCGCCGCAAGGCTGGCGGAGGCCGGTCCGGTGTGGTCCGGCTCACGTTGTGGTGGCGGTTCACCGGCCATACTCTCGCCATCTGTGGCGGTCGATCCCGGCCGCCGCACCCGGTTCCCGTCCATCCGACGAGGGATGCCATGTCCGCGACGCCACCTGATCCGCCGTCCGCCGCCGCGCCGCGCCTTCTCGACCACGTCGCCGGCGGATGGTGGGCTGTCCGCGACGTCGGCCGCGTCATGGGCGCCACGCGCGCCTCGCTGCTGTCGGTGGCGATCGGCGGCGGGTTGATCGCGCTCACCGACCAGGCGCGCGACATCGTGATCGCCAGCGCCGCCGGCACCGGCGGCTTCTGGGACAAGGTCGGATTCGTCGTCGTCACGCTGTTCTGGGCCGTCTCCGCCTGGTACTGGGCGCGGATCACGCTCAGTTTGAAATTCGCGCTCCCGGCGGTGAGCTATCCGGCGCCGTCCGGCCGCGCGATTAAGGCCGTGCGCGCGGGCGGGACGGACACCCTCGCGCGCAAATGGGCGTTCCGCGTCGCCGTCGCCGCGTCGCTCGTCGCGCTCGTCGCCGCCATGTACTTCGGCCGCTGTCTCGGATGGTCGCTCCTCGTCCTCGCGACGTTGTGCCCAGGGGCGTTGTGGTACGGCCTCGGCGCGCGCGCGGACCGCCCCGAGGCGTGGCGCGACTGGTGGAGCGACAACGTGCCCCGTCTGCTCGGAACCGCGGCGATCGGGTCGCTCGCGGCGGCGTTCTGGCAGGCGCGGGAGGTCTACGAGGTCGCCGACGATCCCGCCGCCGGCGCCTTCGTGATCTGGACCTTCGCGTATTTCGCGCTGGCGGTCGGCTTCCACGGATTCACCGCCAACCGCGCGGCTCTCATGGCCGCCATCGCCGGGATCGGCGCGGCGAAGAAGGTTCCCGAGAGGTTGCGGCGCGATCTGGCCGTCGATGGCGCCGGCGCCGCCCGCCGTCTCTACGACCACCCTGGCGAGATCGAGAGCCGCCTCGCGCGCGTATTCCTCGGCGGCAGCCTCCTGCTGTCGCCGGTCATGTTCGGATTGTTCGCGTGGGCGCCGGTCGGCACGGCGGCGGCGTTCGGCGACGCGGTGCGCGCGGTTCTGTTCGGCCTGGCCATCCTCGTCGCCGCCGTGAACGCCCTGGCGCTCGCGTCGGCGCGGTACCGCTTCCCCGTCCTCGGCGCGCTGATCGTCTGGATGGCGGCGGGCACGATCGTGTTCGGCGACAATCACGACGTCCGGCTCGTGCGCGACGACAAGGGCGTCGCGCCGCCGGCGCCCGTCCGGGCGACGCTGGGCGAGGCCTACGAGGCGTGGTGGAACGCCAACGCGAGGATCACGACGCCGCTCTGGTCGTCGCCGGCGGCGGGCGAGCGGGCGGCGAGGTCCGTCTCGGCGCCGCCGCTCGTCGTGGTGGCGACCGCCGGCGGCGCCAGCCGCGCCGCGTTCTGGACCAGCCAGGTGCTCGGCGAGATCGCGGCCCGCGAGGACCATTTCGCCGAGCGCCTGTTCCTAATCAGCGGCGTCTCGGGTGGATCACTGGGCGCCGCCACCTTCCGCTCGTTCGTCGAGGCCGAGCGCCGGCGTGGCACCGCGGGGCCGCGTATGGAGGGCGCCGCCGTGCGGTCGGCGGCGTTCCTGCGGAACGATTTCCTGACCCCGGCGATGGCGGTCGGGCTGTACGTCGACCTGCCGCTGCACGTCGCGCCGTTCCTCGGCAGGTGGTGGCTACCGGCCGATCGCGCCGCCGCCTTGGAACGGGCTTGGGAGGAACACGCGGGCGGGCGCGTCGATCACGCCGGCGCCAAGGGCTTCGCGTGGTCCGGCGGGTTCCTCGCCGCGTTCGGCGCCCGGGACCGGCCGTGGCCGATCCTCGCGTTGAACGGAACGTCGGTCGAGAAGGGCAAGCGGATCATCGCGTCGAACGTCGATTTCGCGCGCAGCGGCATGGCGGGCGACGTCAGCCGCTACGACGTCTTCGCGACCCTCGGCGCCGACGTCCCGATCAGCACGGCAGCGACGATGAGCGCGCGCTTTCCGATCATCTCGCCGACCGGCGGCTTGCGCGACCGCGGGGGAGTCGTGCGCATGCGCGTGACCGACGGCGGGCTGTTCGAGAATTTCGGGGCGGCGACGGCGGACGACGTGCTGCGCTACCTGGTGGAGCGGCGCGCGGACGCGCAGGCAGCGACCCGCGCCGCCGTGCCGATCGCCATCCTGATCAGCAGCGACCCGTCGCTCGATCCGCTCGACGCGACCACCAACACGGGCGTCTGGAACGGACGCCTGCCGCCCGCCGACTGCGCGCCAGCCGACGGCATCGTGCCGGCGCCGACGCCGCATGTCGGCAACGGCTGGCCCGAGTGTCCGTTCGAACCGCGCGGCGCGGCGGCGATCGGTCTCGATCCGCTCCTCGCCCTGTACGGCGGCCGCGTCGCGCGCGGGGAGCTGGCGGCGACGGCGCTCCAGCAGCGCGTCGTCGAGAACGTGCGTTCGATGCGGGACCGGCTGACCGCCCGCGTCCTGGCCGAGGCCGGCAAGGACATCGGCGCCATCGACCCGGACAGGACCGCCGAGACTCTGAGATCCCTCAAGGACGCGCGGTGGATCGTCGAGCGCGATCTCAAGCGGCGTCTCGGCACGCACGACCACGTCGACTTCTTCCATTTCCGCCAGTGCCGTCTCGACCGGAAGAAGGGGCCGACGATGAGCTGGCACGATTCCGAGGCCGCGTGGGGCGCGATGGAGTCGATGCTGGGGATCGACCCGGCCAAGGGCGACCCGTGCGGCAATGGTGCGGAGCTGTTCCGCCTCTGCGTCAGGCTCGCCCGGCTCACGGGCGCCGCCGCCGACGACAAGGAGGCGACGCTGTCGTGCGAACGCCGGGAGCCGCCGCGCCGGGCATGGACGAAGCCGGACGCGTGGGGATGCCGCGAGGTCGGCGAGGGCGGCGACCGCCGCTGGTACTGCGGCGTCGGCGCGGCGCGCTGACGACCGCGCGCCTAGCTTCCCGCCACGCGCCGGGTGTGGCCGGCCCAGAACGGCTCGCGCAGCTCCTTGCGCCTGATCTTGCCGACCGGCGTCTTGGGCAGCGCCTCGGCGCGCACCACGACCTTGCCGGGGCGCTTGTAGTTGCCCAGTTTGGTGGCGCAGAGCTCGATCAGCTCGGCCTCGGTGACCGTGGCGCCGGGCTTCACGGTGCAGACGGCGCACGGCGTCTCGCCCCAGCGCTCGTGGGGAATGCCGAACACCGCCACCTCGACCACGTCGGGATGGTCGCTCAGCGCGTTCTCGAGCTCGGCGGGGTAGATGTTGAAGCCGCCGGAGATGATCATGTCGCCGGCCCGGTCGACCATGTAGACGTAGCCGTTGGCGTCGATGTAGCCGACGTCGCCGGTCTTCACCCAGCCGTCGACGATGCGCTCGGCGGTCGCCTTCGGGTCGTTCCAGAAGCCGCTCATCTGGCCGTCGCACTTGCCGACGATCTCGCCGATCTCGCCGCGCGGCAGCGGCTTGTCGTCCTCGCCCCAGATCTCCAGCCGGGCGTAGGGCAGTGGCATGCCGCAGGCGCGCAGCGGCGTCGAGCCCTCGACGTCCTTCGCGAACCACTGCCTCGGCCCCATCATCGCGATCGGCAACACCTCGGTCTGGCCGTAGCCTTGGTACATCGCGTGGCCGAAGTGCTTGAACGCGGTCAGCGCCGTCTCGTCGGCGATCGGCGCGGCGGCGACGCACATGCATTTCATGCCCGAGAAGTCGCGCTTCTCGATCCCCGGCACGCGGTTGATGGCGTTGAGCATGGTCGGCACCATGAACATGTACGCGATGCGCTCCTTCTCGAAGATCTCGACCACGGCGGCGGGATCGAATCGGTCGAGCATGACGTTGCGGCCGCCGCCCAGCCAGATCGGCAGGAAGAAGTAGCCCGAGCCGTGGCTGATCGGACCGATATGCAGGCAGGCATCGCCGGGCTCGACCGGCGGATAGGCGTAGAACCAGTCGCGCGCCGTCGCCAGCCAGCCGCGGTGCGTGATGGCGACGCCCTTGCTCTTTCCCGTCGTGCCGCCGGTGTGGCGCAGGATGTAGTAGTCGTCGGGGGCGATCGGGACGTCGGGCTCGACGTCGGAATGCCGCGCCAACCAGGCCTCGTAACCGGCGTCGCGCACGAGGACATGCTCCAGCTCGGGAAGCTGCGCGCGCAGGCCCTCGATCTCCGGCAGGTACTTCTCGTCGACCAGCAGCGCGCGGCAGCCGGTGTGGCCGATCATGTGGACGTGGCTCTCCGGCGCGTTGCGCGGATAGAGCGGCACGCGGACGATGTTGGCGATGCCGGCGCCGAGGAAGAAATCGCTCGACTCCAGCCGGTTGTCCTCGAGCACCGCGACCCGGTCCTGCGGCCTCAGACCCAGCGCCAGCAGGGCGTTGGCCATGCGCGCGCCGCGCTCCCACGCCTGCGCGAAGGTCAGGCTGCGGTCGCCGAACCGCACGGCCTCGCGGTCGGCGTGATACTCGGCGGCGCGGCGCATCTGCGTGCGGACGTCCATGGTTCGATCCTCCCGGGCGTTGCGATTCTCCCCATCGTGCCACCACCGCGGCGGCGAATAAAGGCGGTGGCGTCGAACGGCGTTGACGCGGGCGGCGCCCGCGGGCCTTGTGGGCGGCCGTGACGTTCGATCTGCTCGCCCGCATCTTCACCATCGTCGCGCCGGTGCTTCTGGTCACCGGCGTCGGCTTCCTGTGGGGCCGGCTGCGCCGGCCGTTCGACGCCGCCGTCGCCACGGCCCTGGTCTCCGGCATCGCCGCGCCCTGCCTGATCTTCTCGACGCTCACGCGGCTGGACGTGTCGGGCTCGGCGCTGGGCCGGATCGCGCTGGCGACGGTCTGTTGCTACGCCGCCATGGGCGCGCTCGGGCTCGTGGCGCTGCGGCTGGCGAAGCTGCCGGCGCATTCCTACCTGCCGGCGCTGATGTTCCCCAACGGCGGCAATGTCGGGTTGCCGCTGTGCTTCCTCGCGTTCGGCGCCGAGGGGCTGGCGCTGGGCATCGCATGGTTCGCGGTCGGTGGATTGGGGCAGTTCACCGTCGGCGTCAACATCGCCGCCGGCAGCTTCGCGCCGCGCAGCCTGCTGCGGCAGCCCATCATCTACGCGCTGGCCGCGGCGCTGGCGTTCATCCTGACGGGCACGCGGCCGCCGGAGTGGATCGGGCGCACGACGGAGATCCTCGGCGGCATGCTGATCCCGCTAATGCTGCTGTCGCTGGGCGTGTCGCTGGCGACGTTGACCATCGCGCGCCCGGGCCGGGCGTTCGCGCTCTCGGTGCTGCGGCTGGCCGGTGGCTTCGCCGTCGGCGTCCTCATCTGCTGGGCGTTCGGGCTGACGGGCGCGGAGCGCGGCGTGATCCTGATCCAGTCCTCGATGCCGGTGGCGATCTTCAACTACCTGTTCGCGCTGCAGTACAAGCGCGAGCCGGCCGACGTCGCGAGCATGATCGTCATCACGACCGTGGCGTCGTTCGTGACGCTGCCGTTCCTGCTGGCGTACGTGCTTGGATAGACCGCTCGACCCATGCCGGGAGCGCAACGATACCATGCGCCGCCGCCGCGCGCGGTCGCGCCGGCCGCGCCGGCGCGCTACGGTCGCGCCGCCAACGCTGGACGCCACGGGAGAGACGCATGCCGCCGCTCGAGGGAATAAAGGTCGTCGAACTGGCGCAGAACCTGGCCGGGCCGTTCTGCGCCGAGATCCTGTCGCATCTCGGCGCCGAGGTGATCAAGGTCGAGAAGCCGGGCATCGGCGACGACGCGCGCAACTGGGGCAAGGCGTTGTCGGGCGGCGCGGGAGCCTCGTTCAACGCCATCAACCTCAACAAGAAATCGGTCGTGCTCGACCTCAAGGATCCGGCGGCGCGGGCGAAGCTGCTGCCGGTGATCGACGCCGCCGACGTGGTCGTGCAGAACATGCTGCCGGGCGCGCTGGAGAAGCTCGGTCTCGGCGCCAAGCACCTGATGGCGCGCAATCCCAGGCTGATCTACTGCTCGGTCAGCGCCTACGGCAACGCCGGCCCGAAGCGCAACGAGCCCGGCTACGAGCCGATCGTGCAGGCGTTCTCGGCGATGTCGATGATGTCGGGCTGGCCGGGCGGGCCGCCGATCCGCATGGGCACGCAGGTGCTCGACCACGGCAGCGCGATGTGGGCGGCGATCGGCATCCTGTCGGCGGTGATCGAGCGCGCCAGGACCGGCAGGGGCAAGCTGGTCGAGACCTCGCTGTTCGAGACGGCGACGGCGTGGTGGATGAACCCCTACTCCAACTACGCCGCGACCGGCGACGTGCCGGAGCGCCATCCCTCCGGCAGCAACGGCGTCGTGATCTTCAGCGGCTTCGACACCGCCGACGGGCCCATCGTGATCGCCGCCGGCAGCGACCGGCTGTTCCACAAGCTCGCGGACGCGCTGGGCAAGCCGGAGTGGAAGACCGAACCGGGCTACGCCGACAACCGCGGCCGCGTCGAGCGCAAGGACACGCTGCTGGCCGAGTGCCAGGCGGTCCTCAAGACCAAGCCGCGGGCGCATTGGCTCGAGGTCATCACCGCCGCCGGCGTGCCGTGCACGCCGATCAACACGCTGCCGGAGATGCTGGCCGAGCCGCAGACCGCGGCGATGGGCATGCTGCAATCCGTGCCCGAGCTGGACGCCGACGTGAAGCTGATCGGCCTCCCGCTTCAGTTCGACGGCGAACGGCCGAAGTTCCGTCGCCGCGCACCGAAGCTGGGCGAGCACACCGCCGAGGTGCTGGGGCGAGGGCTGACGCGCGGGCGTCGTCAGGACGCCGGCCGCGCCGCCAGCCAGGCGCGGATCTCCTTGGTGAGTTCGGCCAACCGTTCGTCCGCCATCGCGAAACCGCCCTTGCGATGCCGTTCGACGTCGTCGACGGCCGTCAGCGCCGCCTCGGCCGGCCCGCGTTCTCCGGTCGCCTTGGCGAGCAGCCACAACGTCTGGGCCAGCATCGCCTGCGCGTTGACCCAGTTGCGGTCGCCCTCGCGGCCCGCGCGTTTGGCCTGCGCGGCGCGGTACTCGTCGACGCAGCGGCGCAGCGTCGCCGCCGCCGCGGGCTCCTGTCCGTCGACGACGCCCATCAGGCGGGCGGAGGCGAGGTTGATCATCGCCGCCGCCTCGTTCTCGTCGTCGCCCAAGGCGCGCAGCGCGGCCGCCGCGGCCTCGAAATCGTCCAGCGTGCCGGTGTCGGGGGGCCCGCCGGCGCGCGCCGCACGCAGCATGCCGAGCGTGGCGCGAGTCGAGCGGGCGTTGGCCACCATGCGCGCCAGCTCCGGCTCGCCGTCGGCGTCGGGCCAGGCCACCGCCTCGTCGAGCAACGCCCGCGCCTCCTCGACCTTGGCGTCGTCGTCGTCGTGGCTGGCGCGGTTGATCAGCGCCTCCGCGAACCTGACCCGCGAGCGGACCCTCGTGACGGCGTCGTCGCGGCCCTCGCAAGCCGGCAGCGCCTCGCGCCAGATGGTCAGGGCGTAGTCGATGGCGTCGCCGTTCTCGTCGATCTCGCCGAGGTCGAGAAGGCCGTCGGCGAATAGCCGCAGCGCGTCCGCCGCCGTGCCGGCCTCGTCGTCGTGCGCCGGGCCGCGCGCCGCCATCGCCTCGCGGATCTCATGGTAGAATTGAAGCCCGACCCGCATCTCCTTCGCGGCGCGGCGGTCGCGGCCGACCGCGATGAACGCCTCGCCGACATAGCGACGCATGGTGGTGTGGGCGGCGGGATCCTCCGGCGGATCCGGCCGCTCGTCGAGAGAGCCGGCGACGCGACCGCCCACCTTCGCGAGGCGCTCGTAGAGCGCGATGTCGCCGGATTGACGGGCCGTCAGCGCGGCGGACATGAACGCGATCGCGCCCAGCGCGTCGGGCACCTCCTGTGCCGGCATCCGGCCGATGGCGTCCAGCGCGGCGGGACTGTCGAACCGCTGGATCGCGTCGATGGCGCTTTCGATAAGCGCCTCCAATAAGTCGGACATCATCAATCTCCATCGCACCGGGCCGGATCCGGTATGGAGATGAATACTATTAGGAGCGGATAAGATTATAAAGACACTTTATACGAGTATTCCAGCTCAGGCCGCCGGCAGGGCGATGGTGAACCGGGCGCCCAGCACCCGGCCGTCGGCGTCGCGGCGGTTGCCGGCGGCGATCGACCCGCCATAGGCGTCGACGATCTGGCGGCAGATCGACAGGCCGAGGCCGGAGTGCTTGCCGAACTGCTCCGCCGAGGGCCGCTCGGAGTAGAAGCGCTTGAAGATCGATTCGAGGTTGGCGTCGGGGATGCCTGGGCCCTGGTCGTCGATGGTGACGACGATGCGCTCGCGCTCGCGCATGGCGCCGATGGTGATCGTGGCGCCGGCGGGGCTGAACGACAGCGCGTTGTCGACGACGTTGCGGAACACCTGGCCGTAGCGGCCGTCGTGGCCGATGGCCGTGAACGGTCCGCCGCCCAGCAGATCCAGCGCCACCCGCACGCCGGCCTTGGCGGCCGAGGTGGCGTTGTAGCCCTCGGTCATCGATGTCAGCAGGCCGCCGATGTCGACGGCGTGGATCTCGCCGCGCATCAGCTCGGCGTCGAGGCGCGAGGAGTCGGAGATGTCGCTGATCAGGCGGTTCAGCCGGTGCACGTCGTCGAGCACGATCGCCATCAGCCGGCCGCGCTTCTCGGGATCGTCGATCCGCGCCGCGACCTCGACCGCCGACCGCAGCGAGGTCAGCGGGTTCTTCAGCTCGTGGGCGACGTCGGCGGCGAACATCTCGATCGCCTCGATCCGCCGCCACAGCGCGTCGGTCATGGCGCGCAGCGCGTCGGCCAGCTCGCCGATCTCGTCGTTGCGCGCGCCCACGTCGGGCATGCGCGGCGCCCCGTCGCGGGCGTGGCCGATCTGGTCGGCGGCGCGGGCCAGCCGCTGGATCGGCCGCGCGATGGTGCTGGCGAGGAACAGCGACAGCAGGATCGTGGCCGCCAGCGCGATCGCCGACAGCCGGAACATGTCGAGCCGCACCGGCGCACGCGCGGCGATGGCGCGGTCGTCGTGCGTCAGCATCAGCGCGCCCAGCACCTGCTTGTAGCGCTGGATCGGGACGGCCGCCGACAGCACGAGCCGGCCCTCCGCGGTCCGCCGGACGGTGCGCGTGTTGACGCCGCGTAGCGCCTGCTCGACCCACGGGTAGTCGCGGGCGACGGGGTCGGGCAGGTCGACGTACTCGCCGTCGGAGCGCGCCACCCGCAGCCGCGCGTCGATCCAGTCGTTGGCGCGGGTGAACCAGGTGCGGGCCGGCGGCTCGGCGTCGGGCGGCGGCAGCGCCGTCGAGGTGATGCGGCTGCGGTCGCGCAGCACCCGGGTGTCGCCCAGCATCTCGCCGGTCTCGGCGAACAGCCGGCCGCGGATGCCGATCGGGTTGGTCAGGCGCAGCATGAGCTGGTTGGCCTGCTCGCGCTCGACGCGGTTGATGGTGGTCTCGCTGCCGCGCACCGCGCCCTCGCCGAGGCCGGTGGCGACGATCTCGCCGTGCACGGTGAGCGCCGCCAGCTCGGCCTCGATCAGCGCGTCCTCGTAGTCGCCGAGAAACACCACGCCGGCCGCCAGGAAGGCGATCGGCAGCATGTTCATCAGCAGGATGCGCCGCGTCAGCGGCGAGAAGCGGCGGTCGCGCCGGCGTCGGCGCAGCAGCGACGACGGCGCGTCGGGTGGCGGTTCCGGCTCCGGCGCGCGGGGACGCCGCGCCGGGAACAGCCAGCCGGTCCGCCACCGCCGCCACCACGAGCGCGTCGCGGTGGAGGATGTGGCCGGATCGGGCGGATCTCCGTCCGGCGGGCGTCTACTGCCCGTCCCGGTACCGGTATCCGATGCCATAGAGGGTTTCGATGTGCTCGAACGTGTCGTCGGTGTCGCGGAACTTCTTGCGCAGCCGCTTGATGTGGCTGTCGATCGTGCGGTCGTCGACGTAGATCGTCTCGCCGTAGGCGGCGTCCATCAGCTGGTCGCGGTTCTTGACGTGGCCCGGCCGCTCGGCCAGCGATTTCAGCAGCAGGAACTCGGTCACCGTCAGGTTGACCTGCTTGCCCTTCCACACGCAGAGGTGGCGCGACGGATCCATCGTCAGGTCGCCGCGCACGATGCGCTCGCCGGCCTCCTTGGCCTCGCCCGGCGCGGCCTTGTCGGTCCGGCGCACGATGGCGCGGATGCGCTCCAGCAGCAGGCGCTGGGAGAACGGCTTCTTGATGTAGTCGTCGGCGCCCATGCGCAGGCCGAGCACCTCGTCGATCTCCTCGTCCTTCGACGTCAGGAAGATCACCGGCAGGGCCTGGGTCTTGC
The genomic region above belongs to Rhodospirillales bacterium and contains:
- a CDS encoding ABC transporter substrate-binding protein, translating into MRKIARRAAALATLGGAFLAAGARGSARELRVGLAAEPGALDPHFQNVPADVQIAAHMFEALVARDEALNLAPALAVSWRAVDDTTWEFKLRAGVRFHDGSDLTAADVVFSLARAARVPNSAAPFAPLLRQVAGVDAVDDATIRIRTSVPLPTLPANLAAIRVVSRQAASGPAPEGRTTDELNRGEGLVGTGPFRFAAWARGKELALTRHDAYWGAAPAWTRVDFHVLPNATTRVAALESGDVDIIEAPTAADLPRLSGDQRLALARAPSTRAVHVHLDHFAEPTPGIPDAGGRNPLKDRRVREALSLAIDRDALVADALGGIGWAAGDFLPFPMFGARRGAAPAKSDPARARALLAEAGYPAGFSLTLGAPNGAFAQDTRVAAAVAARWSAVGIKTQVEASAPSAFLKNRDDHRYSAYLAVRNTASGDMGDALRALVATPSPERGAGDNNRGRYSNPAVDAALAEALRAVDPDRRRAALEEASRLAIADFAVLPLYFEPRLWAMKRGLTYAARADGLTFAWRVAPAS
- a CDS encoding AMP-binding protein encodes the protein MDVRTQMRRAAEYHADREAVRFGDRSLTFAQAWERGARMANALLALGLRPQDRVAVLEDNRLESSDFFLGAGIANIVRVPLYPRNAPESHVHMIGHTGCRALLVDEKYLPEIEGLRAQLPELEHVLVRDAGYEAWLARHSDVEPDVPIAPDDYYILRHTGGTTGKSKGVAITHRGWLATARDWFYAYPPVEPGDACLHIGPISHGSGYFFLPIWLGGGRNVMLDRFDPAAVVEIFEKERIAYMFMVPTMLNAINRVPGIEKRDFSGMKCMCVAAAPIADETALTAFKHFGHAMYQGYGQTEVLPIAMMGPRQWFAKDVEGSTPLRACGMPLPYARLEIWGEDDKPLPRGEIGEIVGKCDGQMSGFWNDPKATAERIVDGWVKTGDVGYIDANGYVYMVDRAGDMIISGGFNIYPAELENALSDHPDVVEVAVFGIPHERWGETPCAVCTVKPGATVTEAELIELCATKLGNYKRPGKVVVRAEALPKTPVGKIRRKELREPFWAGHTRRVAGS
- a CDS encoding AEC family transporter, translated to MTFDLLARIFTIVAPVLLVTGVGFLWGRLRRPFDAAVATALVSGIAAPCLIFSTLTRLDVSGSALGRIALATVCCYAAMGALGLVALRLAKLPAHSYLPALMFPNGGNVGLPLCFLAFGAEGLALGIAWFAVGGLGQFTVGVNIAAGSFAPRSLLRQPIIYALAAALAFILTGTRPPEWIGRTTEILGGMLIPLMLLSLGVSLATLTIARPGRAFALSVLRLAGGFAVGVLICWAFGLTGAERGVILIQSSMPVAIFNYLFALQYKREPADVASMIVITTVASFVTLPFLLAYVLG
- a CDS encoding CoA transferase; protein product: MPPLEGIKVVELAQNLAGPFCAEILSHLGAEVIKVEKPGIGDDARNWGKALSGGAGASFNAINLNKKSVVLDLKDPAARAKLLPVIDAADVVVQNMLPGALEKLGLGAKHLMARNPRLIYCSVSAYGNAGPKRNEPGYEPIVQAFSAMSMMSGWPGGPPIRMGTQVLDHGSAMWAAIGILSAVIERARTGRGKLVETSLFETATAWWMNPYSNYAATGDVPERHPSGSNGVVIFSGFDTADGPIVIAAGSDRLFHKLADALGKPEWKTEPGYADNRGRVERKDTLLAECQAVLKTKPRAHWLEVITAAGVPCTPINTLPEMLAEPQTAAMGMLQSVPELDADVKLIGLPLQFDGERPKFRRRAPKLGEHTAEVLGRGLTRGRRQDAGRAASQARISLVSSANRSSAIAKPPLRCRSTSSTAVSAASAGPRSPVALASSHNVWASIACALTQLRSPSRPARLACAARYSSTQRRSVAAAAGSCPSTTPIRRAEARLIIAAASFSSSPKARSAAAAASKSSSVPVSGGPPARAARSMPSVARVERALATMRASSGSPSASGQATASSSNARASSTLASSSSWLARLISASANLTRERTLVTASSRPSQAGSASRQMVRA
- a CDS encoding stimulus-sensing domain-containing protein, with protein sequence MASDTGTGTGSRRPPDGDPPDPATSSTATRSWWRRWRTGWLFPARRPRAPEPEPPPDAPSSLLRRRRRDRRFSPLTRRILLMNMLPIAFLAAGVVFLGDYEDALIEAELAALTVHGEIVATGLGEGAVRGSETTINRVEREQANQLMLRLTNPIGIRGRLFAETGEMLGDTRVLRDRSRITSTALPPPDAEPPARTWFTRANDWIDARLRVARSDGEYVDLPDPVARDYPWVEQALRGVNTRTVRRTAEGRLVLSAAVPIQRYKQVLGALMLTHDDRAIAARAPVRLDMFRLSAIALAATILLSLFLASTIARPIQRLARAADQIGHARDGAPRMPDVGARNDEIGELADALRAMTDALWRRIEAIEMFAADVAHELKNPLTSLRSAVEVAARIDDPEKRGRLMAIVLDDVHRLNRLISDISDSSRLDAELMRGEIHAVDIGGLLTSMTEGYNATSAAKAGVRVALDLLGGGPFTAIGHDGRYGQVFRNVVDNALSFSPAGATITIGAMRERERIVVTIDDQGPGIPDANLESIFKRFYSERPSAEQFGKHSGLGLSICRQIVDAYGGSIAAGNRRDADGRVLGARFTIALPAA
- a CDS encoding response regulator transcription factor, with product MVCSKDAHWPVPPAHGRFPVKKTIALVDDDRNILTSVSMLLEAEGFTVKTYNDGAAALEGLNANPPDLAIFDIKMPRMDGMELLNRLRKTQALPVIFLTSKDEEIDEVLGLRMGADDYIKKPFSQRLLLERIRAIVRRTDKAAPGEAKEAGERIVRGDLTMDPSRHLCVWKGKQVNLTVTEFLLLKSLAERPGHVKNRDQLMDAAYGETIYVDDRTIDSHIKRLRKKFRDTDDTFEHIETLYGIGYRYRDGQ